From a single Phragmites australis chromosome 7, lpPhrAust1.1, whole genome shotgun sequence genomic region:
- the LOC133925619 gene encoding transcription factor GTE2-like: MLGDEIELDIDEMDVETQWELDRFVTNCNKALKKSQRAAMTNGGIADITDPVVAEDSIVPVNGIDQQALFLVAARGCENLLLMLACLFSCSQESENPVKSTTMAEQVDEYIDIGDEMPTATYQSMEIEKDAEVAIGSGGSGSGSSSTGSESGSSGDSASGVGNAHSLV; the protein is encoded by the exons ATGCTTGGGGATGAGATTGAGCTGGATATTGATGAGATGGATGTCGAGACACAGTGGGAGCTTGATCGATTCGTCACCAACTGCAACAAAGCGCTCAAGAAGAGTCAACGGGCTGCGATGACGAATGGTGGCATTGCTGATATAACCGATCCAGTTGTGGCTGAGGACAGTATTGTGCCAGTGAATGGCATT GACCAGCAGGCGTTGTTCTTGGTTGCAGCTAGAGGATGTGAGAATTTGCTTCTCATGTTGGcttgtttgttttcttgttcACAGGAGAGTGAGAACCCTGTGAAGAGTACCACAATGGCCGAGCAGGTGGATGAGTATATAGATATTGGAGATGAGATGCCAACAGCCACTTACCAATCAATGGAGATTGAGAAGGATGCTGAGGTTGCTATTGGCTCTGGTGGTTCCGGCAGCGGCTCATCGTCCACTG GTTCTGAGTCGGGGAGCTCAGGGGATAGTGCCTCGGGAGTTGGCAATGCTCATTCTTTGGTGTAG